TCATTCCTTTCTCATGTAGGAAAGGTGAAACAAATAAAAACGTAAAGCAAAAAGCGGGAACAGCCAGAATAGCAGAATAGAGCAGTACATTGCGCAAGCTCTTACTCTTCCATACCTTTCTTGAGGTACTGAAAACGAAGTGGATGAGTGGTTCGTGCTCTTTGTTTGTTCTCACCCCCGATTGTTTCGGTTCTTTGATGAAAGAGGCAACACACCCGGCAACAAAGGAGAGAATCCCACAAATAATAAACGGTAAACCAAGCGAGTAGGTAGCTAACCACCCGCCAATGATTCCGGCAAATGCAGTGGCAATACGCATCATTGCCAATTGATAGCTCACCACTTTGGAAAATAGATTTTCTTTACCTTTCACGTGTAGATAATCGTAGAGGAGTGCCTGGTCAGCTCCAGAAATAAAGCTCCCTCCCACGCTCCATACGATTTGCAGCAAGCAAAGAATCGGGAACCAGCCTGTGTATGCGTAGAGGATCATGGCAGGAGCCATTAATAAGGCTCCCATCACAAGAGAACGGGTGCGACCGAAACGATCTGCAACGATTCCAGCCGGTACCTCAGCCAAAGCGGCAGCTACCCAACCAAATCCCTCTACAATTCCGATTGTGGCCAGACTTAGGCCTCGTACCTGCTGTAAATACAGCACATAGATGGGAAGCCACAAATGAAACTTCGTAAAAAAGGAATAGATGAAAATCATA
This is a stretch of genomic DNA from Brevibacillus choshinensis. It encodes these proteins:
- a CDS encoding MFS transporter, coding for MKNHALLDSNMLMIFIYSFFTKFHLWLPIYVLYLQQVRGLSLATIGIVEGFGWVAAALAEVPAGIVADRFGRTRSLVMGALLMAPAMILYAYTGWFPILCLLQIVWSVGGSFISGADQALLYDYLHVKGKENLFSKVVSYQLAMMRIATAFAGIIGGWLATYSLGLPFIICGILSFVAGCVASFIKEPKQSGVRTNKEHEPLIHFVFSTSRKVWKSKSLRNVLLYSAILAVPAFCFTFLFVSPFLHEKGMTIEWLGIVFIFIQSTSILGSIVSYHMEKRLGETATVILFTVIMALSIFMLPLLPELSGIICMILISFFYSIIEPVLINMTNQRISGNSRSTLLSYSSMIKTIILAVLVPFFGKLAEDVGYPILCILISVVLIVLPLVFLRKEKDTATL